The Lolium rigidum isolate FL_2022 chromosome 2, APGP_CSIRO_Lrig_0.1, whole genome shotgun sequence genomic interval ACACACTCCATCTAAAAAAATGCCTCATATTCTCCACCTGACTAATCTACCGCCGTCCATTCGACATCTTTTTTCGCAAATGACCGTCCATTCCACATCGAACGGCTCAGATCACTTTTCGACAATGAAGATTCAGTGGAATCCGAGCACCAGCGGAATCTGTCGAGGGTCGCGGGCTTTTTTGGCTCTGCATAATCACAATCAACCAAGCAACAAGATCACATATCGTCCTCCACCTCCCATCCCTCCCACCGAGCTCCAACAAGCCAAGAAGGTCTCCGTCAGTCCGTCCCTCTCCTCACCTCGTGTCCCAGCTTCTCCCATGACCATGGCCGTCTCCACGGCGATGTCCAAAGCTCTCACCGTGCGCGGACCCAGCCACTTTCGCCACCGTCTCATGGCGACGAGCTCTCAGCAGCCGTCGCTCCCGCggcagcctcttcttcctcgcagACCAAGCCTGACACTCACCGCGAGCCCACGGATGCTGCCGGCGAGACCCAGGCTCTCCGCAAGCGAATCAGACCTGTCCCCGACGCCGCCCTCCGAGCGCACCATGACGGCCTGGGACCTGGCCAGCCTCTGGGTCGGCCTCGTGGTCGGTGTGCCGTCCTACTACCTCGTCGGCAGCCTCGTCGACCTCGGCATGTCGGCGCTCCAGGGCGTGGCCACGGTCTCCTTCGCCAACCTCGTCGTCCTCGCCTGCCTCGTGCTCACGGCCgcgccggcggccacgcacgggctGCCGTTCCCGGTGCTGGCGCGCGCCACGTTCGGCGTGCGCGGCGCGCACGTCCCGGCCGTCATCCGCGCCCTCGTCGGCTGCGGCTGGTTCGGCATCGAGTCCTGGATCGGAGGCCGCGCCGTGTTCCTCCTCCTGCCCTCCGCTCTCAAGTCCTACCAGCCGCTGCTCACGCCCGTGCCGGGCCTCGGCGCGGCGCCGCTCGAGTTCGCCTGCTTCCTCGCCTTCTGGGCCGCGCAGCTCAGCGTCATCATGAACGGCATGGAGGGCATCCGCAAGCTCGAGAGGTACTCGGCGCCCATCCTCATCGTGCTCACCTCCGCGCTGCTCGCCTGGGCCTACGTGTCCGCCGGCGGCTTTGGCCGCATCCTCTCGCTGCCGCCGCGGCTCACCGGCGCCGAGTTCTGGAAGGTCTTCTTCCCGGCGCTCACCGCCAACATTGGGTTCTGGGCGACGGTGGCCATCAACATACCGGACTTCGCGCGGTACGCACGGAGCCAGGCGGACCAGGTGCTCGGCCAGGCCGGGCTGCCATTGTTCATGGGCATGTTCACCTTCGCGGGGCTCGCGGTGACCTCCTCCACCGAGGTGATCTTCGGCCACATCATCTCCGACCCGATCGAGCTCCTGGGCCGCATCGGCGGGCCGGCGACCACCGTCCTCGCCATCTTCGGCATCAGCCTGGCCACCATTACGACCAACATCGCCGCGAACGTCGTCGCGCCGGCCAACGCGTTCGTCAGCATGAGCCCGAGGAGGTTCACGTTCGCGCAGGGAGCGCTCATCACCGCGCTGCTCGGCATCGCCTGCCAGCCATGGCGGCTTCTCAGCTCCAGCGAGAGCTTCGTCTACACCTGGCTGCTCGGCTACTCGGCGCTCATGGGCCCCATCGGAGGGGTCATCCTTGCCGACCACTACATTGTCAGGCGCACCCAATTGGACGTCGACGCGCTCTACTCCGAGAACACGGAGAGCCCCTACTATTTCCAGGGTGGTTTCAATGTTGCGGCCATGGTGGCCATGGCGGCCGGAGTTGCGCCCATCGTGCCTGGGTTTCTGCACAAGGTTGGACTTCTGCCGAGTGTCTCGGAGGCATTTGTCACGGCGTACAACAATGCCTGGTTCGTCAGCTTTTTGGTCGCCGGCACCGTCTACTGtctgctctgctgccggagaggcgGTGAGGTGAAATACCAAAGCAGTTGATACCCAAGTAGAACTCGTTAATTTCAGTCCATTGGGATTTGTAAAGAGTTACTCCCCTGATTCATAATAAGTGTTGCTGATTTGTACTAAATTAGCTACACTTATTATGATCGGAGGGTATGTTGAAGTTGATTTCAGAATGGCATGATGGGGAAAAAAAGCTCCAGCAAAAGTAAAATATTGACAGGAGCATACACTTCTAAGTACATTATAGGAACTGCAAAGTCTGAATTATCACTATTAAGCTGTACTGCCTGGCCCAGTTTTAGATGTTGTGTTTTCATGCATCGGAAGCGGAAGGCTTTCTAATTGAACTAGAGCTAACACAAAGGCAACATATACAGCTTGCAACAAAGGTTAGATCCGAGCGTCGAAACAACATAAGTTATCTGGGAAAAGATGACAAGAAGCTCTAGCAAAGAAAAAACTATGTCTCAACTGTGTCACTAGGATTTCTCAGTTACCATGCCTCATTGGTGGTTTACATAACTTGGGGCAGAACAGAAGTATCAGGAAATATACAAATACCAATGCTGGTATTCATAACTATCTGTGCTAGCTGTCGGATCAGATGATACACGAATCATATCATCTGTGATGGCGAAATCGCTTGACAGCTTGCACTCCAGTTGGACAGCTACGATATGAGAAACCAACCTACCCTTCCAAGGAATTGGGTATGTATGTGTCATATCAACGCCTAGTTTTGACCATCTTCCCTCTAGATGCCTTCTTCTCCATTTTCTCCCTTTTCTTTCGGGACTTCTCATCTTCAACTTCACCCTAAAAACAGGAGGTACAATGCTTATGAGTCATTTCCAGATGTTGATAACAACTGCTAGCATACACGGCCTATTTATACCTCTGAACCACCACCGAAAAATGTTCCTCTCAACAGACCAAAAATCTTGTATCCACCAAATGCTGGTATCTGCAGATCAAGAGGTGTGCTTAAAAAATATATGTAATTTGAAGTTGACTTTATTCGGGAACCCTCTTGGGAGTGTCTGCAAGACTACAACTCATGGGTACAGATTAGCTAGTAACTCCTTCTAAATGTGATTTCCACTAAAAAAAAgttgtctttttttttctttcctttttctataAAAACACTTGGATATTTGGTGAAAATATGATGTATGCACATGTGGTGGTTTGCCCTGAAGATGACAAGTAGCTCTAGCCAAGAGTTTGACCAGGTGCATTCCGCCCAAACCAAATCGGTACAATTTGAATAGCATGCTACATTCATCATTCAAATTGTATGACTGTTTTTCTATAGAGAACACTCACGGCCATATTTTCGCACCAAAATTTTCAGTATACACACTAGAACATGATGTACATCGACGATTGAAAAGAAAAACATAGCATTTAAAAATCAAAACATTTTAGATTGGAAAAAGTGCATTTAGCGGTGGGTGATGGCCATTTACATTCATCTTTATAAGAGCCCAGTTCCAATAAAACCCCATCTGGGTCGACCAAACACTACGCAACCAACCATTTGCTATTCTCTGAAGTAATGCAAAATGATTAAGAAATGGTTAGTTGCCTTGGAACCCTTGACCTTATATATTGGTGGTGCTCTATCTCCCTGAGCAATGGGGACTATTCTCATACGTGTGCTCATGAATACAACCACTACTGGGCTGCAGTTGGACCTAATTCTAACCGGACCATGCCGTCACAAACCTTCAGTTCAGTTCCCATACATTGCAACACCTACTGCAAAATTGTCAAAACAATCCTAAGAATGAACCAGTAGTTGAAGAAAAACTCATACACACAGATCATACAATCATGGTACAAAATGATAATGTTTCTAATTTTACAAACTTATTAGGTCAAATGATAATTTCAGTGCACACAGATCATGCATGTAATTTCAGTGCAACAATgatttttgcaaaacaaaagtacaTAGCTGCAATCTGTTACAGATAAAAAGGGAACCAAGAATGGTAAATTATTACCAACCAAGGATTGATCTTGTAAGATACTACTTACTATGTCCCAACATTTAAGACGTTTTTGTAATATTTTGGAACAGAGGAAGTGCACAATAAGCGTAGGTCTTTTATACCTTACATTCAATATTCAATATGTTGTGTGTTAAAGAAGGCACCCTAGGGTGATTTCAGCACGACGGTAATAAGAGTAATTGCTATGGTAAACAAGAATACAGTATGAAGTAACAAGTCATGTGCGTATCTTACCACTAGATATGTCCACCAAAATTTTCCAGAAATAATGGAGGCAAGCTGCACAAAGACTGTGATGTATATCACATCTTCTAAATATCTGCACAAAAAGATGCAGGAAACATTTTGTAATTAGATTATATAAGAAAGAGAACCAAGCACCACATATACAAATTGACATAATCCTCTAGTGGAACAGAACAATTTCTTGGCTTTCATTTTTTAACTATAATATTCACATTTTTGTAGCCCTATTTGCTTTAGTTATAAGTGTACATGAAGCATTAATATTGTAAATTACTTTTAAGGATGAGAGCCGCAGACAATGTAGCCCTCTATTAGATGATAGAAAATCAAGTAGGATGATCAAGAGCTAACAACTAGACCGTGGCAAGCAGTTCCTTACTCAGAAATCCCTCCGGTGCGCATATCATAACCAGCACTCAGCAGTTCTTTTTCACCCGAATCAGAATATTCTGGCTTTGTCATACTAGCAAGTTGCTTGTACGAAAGAAAATATGCAGCAGATGTCACCACGAGGCCAAACCAATGCTTCCAGGTGAAGGAAGAGTACATTATGGCCATCCTCACTACTATGTAGAAAATCTGCAAAGAAAGAAAGTTACACATGAACAGATGAACTAGTCCTCGAACTCTAAATAGTTAAACCCCACAGATGCTGAGTAAAAACATGTAAATAGATGATGATGGCATGCTTCCAGAAATAGGCATTGTAGCTCTTACATGCGATTCAACAAATGCAATTCACAGAAGAAGGCTAAAGAAATCATTAGAGGTGAttaaaaataaactaaacaaggTAGCGCAAGTGATCCCACATTCAAAATTAAGCCATATCAGCAGGGCTCCTCCCTCCCCCTAGCTTGCTTCTTCTCACCACCCAATCCTGGCATGCCATATTCAATTCAACGCCTTCCAAAAAGAAAGGGCTGAATGGACACGAACTACTACTCTAGACTCCAGACGACTATTCCAGACCAGATGAGCTAATCTGATGTTAGGCTTCACCAAAACCACTACGTAAAGCTCAATATCACTGCAAATCCGTCAAATACAAAGTATCGGGCAGCAACGATCTACGAACGTCCCAAGCAAATTCACGGATCTGGGGGGTGGAAAGGAGAATCAAAGGGGACTGCTCACGTTGGACCCGAGGATTATGCGCCAGAGGAGCTCCATGCGCTGCTTGTTCTTCTCCACAACCTTCTTCGCTCCCTGGTTCGCCATGGCCGCGCTGCACCAGATCCTTCCTCTTCTCTCCCAAGTTGTCCCTGGCCCTGGGGTTTGCAGTGGAATTTTTTCAGCCGAATCAGTCTTCGATTGGAACAAGAACTAGGGAACTGGGCCGACTCCCCGTCCCTTCCAACTGGGCCTGGCCCACCTGGGGA includes:
- the LOC124687421 gene encoding purine-uracil permease NCS1-like; amino-acid sequence: MTMAVSTAMSKALTVRGPSHFRHRLMATSSQQPSLPRQPLLPRRPSLTLTASPRMLPARPRLSASESDLSPTPPSERTMTAWDLASLWVGLVVGVPSYYLVGSLVDLGMSALQGVATVSFANLVVLACLVLTAAPAATHGLPFPVLARATFGVRGAHVPAVIRALVGCGWFGIESWIGGRAVFLLLPSALKSYQPLLTPVPGLGAAPLEFACFLAFWAAQLSVIMNGMEGIRKLERYSAPILIVLTSALLAWAYVSAGGFGRILSLPPRLTGAEFWKVFFPALTANIGFWATVAINIPDFARYARSQADQVLGQAGLPLFMGMFTFAGLAVTSSTEVIFGHIISDPIELLGRIGGPATTVLAIFGISLATITTNIAANVVAPANAFVSMSPRRFTFAQGALITALLGIACQPWRLLSSSESFVYTWLLGYSALMGPIGGVILADHYIVRRTQLDVDALYSENTESPYYFQGGFNVAAMVAMAAGVAPIVPGFLHKVGLLPSVSEAFVTAYNNAWFVSFLVAGTVYCLLCCRRGGEVKYQSS
- the LOC124687422 gene encoding transmembrane protein 208 homolog translates to MANQGAKKVVEKNKQRMELLWRIILGSNIFYIVVRMAIMYSSFTWKHWFGLVVTSAAYFLSYKQLASMTKPEYSDSGEKELLSAGYDMRTGGISEYLEDVIYITVFVQLASIISGKFWWTYLVIPAFGGYKIFGLLRGTFFGGGSEGEVEDEKSRKKREKMEKKASRGKMVKTRR